One Equus asinus isolate D_3611 breed Donkey chromosome 26, EquAss-T2T_v2, whole genome shotgun sequence genomic window carries:
- the ETHE1 gene encoding persulfide dioxygenase ETHE1, mitochondrial isoform X2, producing the protein MPALETRASPGHTPGCVTFVLNDHSMAFTGDALLIRGCGRTDFQQGCAKTLYHSVHEKIFTLPGDCLIYPAHDYHGLTVSTVEEERTLNPRLTLSCEEFVKVMDNLNLPKPQQIDFAVPANLRCGIQTAPS; encoded by the exons gcCTTGGAGACCCGGGCCAGCCCCGGCCATACCCCAGGCTGTGTCACCTTCGTCCTGAatgaccacagcatggccttcaCTGGAGATGCCCTGCTCATCCGGGGGTGTGGGCGGACGGACttccagcaag GCTGTGCTAAGACCTTGTACCACTCGGTTCACGAAAAGATCTTCACACTTCCAGGAGACTGTCTGATCTACCCTGCTCATGATTACCACG GGCTCACAGTGTCCACTGTGGAGGAGGAGCGGACTCTGAACCCTAGGCTTACCCTCAGCTGTGAAGAGTTTGTCAAGGTCATGGACAACCTGAACTTGCCCAAGCCTCAGCAAATAG ACTTTGCTGTCCCAGCGAACTTGCGCTGTGGGATCCAGACAGCCCCTTCGTGA